One part of the Truepera radiovictrix DSM 17093 genome encodes these proteins:
- a CDS encoding SDR family oxidoreductase, which yields MKTVLGALSLAAGALSLRRARRSGSFRGKVVLITGGSRGLGLLLARRFAREGARLALLARSEATLERAATELRRAHGAAVLTLPADVGERAQVERAVAETVRAFGRLDVLVNNAGIIQVGPYAHMDTADFEAAMRTHFWGPLYATLAALPHLRGRGGRIVNIASIGGKVAVPHLAPYSASKFALVGLSDALRAELAREGVRVTTVCPWLTRTGSYRNVSVKGQHALELTWFALSDSLPLVSMSGERAARCIVEATRRGAPRLVLAPHGRAAVAAEALFPGFVAAAMATANGLLPDPAPGGDEARVAHEVPSRLAPSLLTRLSERAAARNNEL from the coding sequence GTGAAGACAGTACTCGGCGCGCTCTCCCTCGCTGCGGGCGCGCTCTCGTTACGCCGCGCCCGCCGCAGCGGGAGCTTTCGGGGCAAGGTGGTGCTCATCACGGGGGGCTCGAGGGGGCTTGGGCTCCTGCTCGCCCGCCGCTTCGCGCGCGAGGGGGCGCGCCTGGCACTCCTCGCCCGCTCGGAGGCGACCTTGGAGCGCGCCGCTACGGAGCTGCGGCGCGCCCACGGGGCCGCCGTGCTGACGCTCCCCGCCGACGTCGGTGAGCGCGCGCAGGTCGAGCGGGCGGTCGCGGAGACCGTGCGCGCCTTTGGCCGGCTCGACGTGCTCGTCAACAACGCCGGCATCATCCAGGTAGGCCCCTACGCGCATATGGACACCGCCGACTTCGAGGCCGCCATGCGCACCCACTTCTGGGGGCCGCTCTACGCCACGCTCGCCGCGCTGCCGCACCTCAGGGGGCGGGGTGGCCGCATCGTCAACATCGCCTCTATCGGCGGCAAGGTCGCCGTCCCGCACCTCGCCCCTTACAGCGCCAGCAAGTTCGCCCTGGTCGGGCTTTCGGACGCGCTGCGGGCCGAGCTCGCGCGCGAAGGCGTGCGGGTGACCACGGTCTGCCCCTGGCTCACGCGCACCGGGTCGTACCGCAACGTGAGCGTCAAGGGGCAGCACGCGCTCGAGCTCACCTGGTTCGCGCTCAGCGACTCGCTGCCCTTGGTCTCGATGAGCGGCGAAAGGGCCGCCAGGTGCATCGTGGAGGCGACCCGGCGCGGCGCCCCGCGGCTCGTGCTCGCCCCTCACGGCAGAGCCGCCGTCGCCGCCGAGGCGCTCTTCCCGGGGTTCGTCGCCGCCGCGATGGCGACCGCCAACGGGTTGCTGCCGGATCCCGCCCCGGGGGGCGACGAGGCGAGGGTCGCCCACGAGGTGCCTTCGAGGCTCGCGCCGTCGCTGTTGACCCGGCTCTCCGAGCGCGCGGCGGCGCGCAACAACGAGCTGTAG
- a CDS encoding carbohydrate ABC transporter permease — MQVARRAGRGRLGSALRYAVLVVFALFFTLPLLWMLVTALKPPAEWLLPNWVPQNPTLGNFTAILNNPALPVFRWFLNSALLAAVATAATVALDAMAAYAYARLRFPGRNVLFGVLLSTLVMPGIIFLVPNYLTVAALGGLNTYWGVVLPGLAGVFGVFFLRQFFQSLPREIEEAALIDGAGLWTTFFRVALPLSGPALSTLAIITFLASWNDFLWPLLIVGNDPLKQTLPVGLARLQGAYTFQYGQLMAGAVFTALPVLVLYLLLQRYIIQSVAATGLKG; from the coding sequence ATGCAAGTTGCGCGACGCGCGGGCCGCGGGCGGCTCGGGTCGGCGCTGCGCTACGCCGTCCTGGTCGTCTTCGCCCTCTTTTTCACCCTCCCGTTGTTGTGGATGCTGGTGACCGCTCTTAAACCTCCCGCCGAGTGGCTGCTGCCCAACTGGGTGCCGCAAAACCCGACCCTGGGCAACTTCACCGCCATCCTCAACAACCCGGCGCTCCCCGTGTTCCGCTGGTTTCTCAATAGCGCCCTCTTGGCCGCCGTCGCCACCGCCGCGACGGTCGCTCTAGACGCGATGGCCGCCTACGCCTACGCGCGGCTGCGCTTTCCGGGGCGCAATGTGCTCTTCGGCGTGTTGCTGAGCACCCTGGTCATGCCCGGCATCATCTTCCTGGTGCCCAACTACCTGACGGTTGCGGCCTTGGGCGGCCTGAACACCTATTGGGGGGTGGTGCTGCCGGGGCTCGCGGGGGTGTTCGGGGTGTTTTTCCTGCGCCAGTTTTTCCAGTCGCTCCCGCGCGAGATCGAGGAGGCGGCTCTCATCGATGGTGCGGGGCTCTGGACGACGTTTTTCCGCGTCGCGCTGCCGCTCTCGGGCCCCGCGCTCTCGACGCTCGCCATCATCACCTTTTTGGCCTCGTGGAACGACTTTTTGTGGCCGCTCCTCATCGTCGGCAACGACCCCCTAAAGCAGACGCTGCCCGTCGGGCTCGCGCGGTTGCAGGGGGCGTACACCTTCCAGTACGGCCAGCTCATGGCGGGGGCGGTCTTTACGGCGCTGCCCGTGCTCGTCTTGTACCTCCTGCTGCAGCGCTACATCATCCAGAGCGTCGCGGCGACGGGGCTCAAGGGATAG
- a CDS encoding helix-turn-helix transcriptional regulator: MSRDVDNGQVQGGGVSDSERYRLVVENLKDYAVFTMDQTGRIDSWNIGAEHLLGYREEEALGESGAMIFTPEDRALGVPEREIATAREMGRAEDNRWHLRRDGSRFFANGVLIALSREGPDGKAIVGFAKIMHDETRRLEQDEALRRAKNELEQRVAERTEALRRSEARFSKAFHASPAPTVIIRLADERFLDVNASFLSATGYERDEVVGRTLAEVGLYDDAPGRDYAADLLHRGSPVPLHETEVRTKAGGRLSVMAANELIELEGEMCRLDIFIDISARKRSEEELMEAIQEVMSDTAWFSRQVMEKLAQLRSGSVALSGTEALTPREQQVLGRIAKGLSNSAISQELGLAPQTVRNYVASIYQKLGVRSRAEAVVWARERGLG, translated from the coding sequence ATGAGTAGAGACGTCGACAACGGGCAGGTGCAAGGGGGTGGGGTCAGCGACAGCGAGCGCTACCGCTTGGTGGTTGAGAACCTCAAGGACTACGCGGTTTTCACGATGGACCAAACGGGCCGGATCGACTCGTGGAACATCGGGGCGGAGCACCTGCTCGGCTACCGTGAGGAGGAGGCGCTCGGCGAGAGCGGCGCCATGATCTTTACCCCCGAAGACCGCGCCCTGGGGGTCCCCGAACGCGAAATCGCCACCGCCCGCGAGATGGGGCGCGCCGAGGACAACCGTTGGCACCTGCGCCGCGACGGCAGCCGCTTTTTCGCCAACGGTGTGCTCATCGCCCTCTCTCGAGAGGGCCCGGACGGAAAGGCGATCGTCGGGTTCGCCAAGATCATGCACGACGAGACCCGCCGCCTCGAGCAAGACGAGGCGCTGCGCCGCGCTAAGAACGAGCTCGAGCAGCGGGTGGCGGAGCGCACCGAGGCGCTGCGCCGCTCCGAGGCGCGTTTTTCCAAGGCGTTTCACGCGAGCCCCGCACCGACGGTGATCATCCGCCTCGCCGACGAGCGCTTTTTGGACGTCAACGCCAGCTTCTTAAGCGCTACGGGTTACGAACGCGATGAGGTCGTCGGGCGCACCCTCGCCGAGGTCGGTCTCTACGACGACGCGCCGGGGCGCGATTACGCCGCCGATCTCCTGCACCGCGGGAGTCCGGTGCCGCTGCACGAAACCGAGGTGCGGACGAAAGCGGGGGGGCGCCTGAGCGTCATGGCGGCAAACGAGCTGATCGAGCTCGAGGGGGAGATGTGTCGGCTCGACATCTTTATCGACATCAGCGCCCGCAAGCGCTCCGAAGAGGAGCTGATGGAGGCGATTCAGGAGGTCATGTCGGACACCGCCTGGTTTAGCCGCCAAGTCATGGAGAAGCTCGCGCAGCTGCGCTCGGGGAGCGTCGCGCTGAGCGGCACCGAGGCGCTCACCCCGCGTGAGCAGCAGGTCCTGGGGCGCATCGCCAAGGGTCTTAGCAACAGCGCCATCAGCCAAGAGCTCGGGCTCGCCCCGCAGACGGTGCGCAACTACGTCGCGAGCATCTACCAGAAGCTCGGCGTCCGCTCGCGCGCCGAGGCGGTGGTGTGGGCCAGGGAGCGCGGGCTCGGCTAG
- the cysQ gene encoding 3'(2'),5'-bisphosphate nucleotidase CysQ, whose amino-acid sequence MSSDPEATKDLAAELIALAERAGVAIMEVYERTDFGTTTKADDSPLTQADLASHRLIVEGLKALTPEVPVLSEESKTVPFAARRQWPRFWLVDPLDGTKEFIKRNGEFTVNIALIEGGAPVLGVVHAPALALTYWAAAGVGAFKGPGQQNPLTAARFQGGTLNLVASRSHAGAETEALVAALREDLEVALVSIGSSLKLCLVADGQAHLYPRFGPTMEWDTAAAQCVVEAAGGFVRAARGERLRYNKENLRNPYFIAAADEALFERVRSALQPSAL is encoded by the coding sequence ATGTCCAGCGACCCCGAAGCCACCAAAGACCTCGCCGCCGAACTCATCGCCCTCGCCGAACGCGCCGGGGTGGCCATCATGGAGGTCTACGAGCGCACCGACTTCGGTACGACGACCAAAGCCGACGACTCCCCCCTCACCCAAGCCGACCTCGCCTCGCACCGCCTCATCGTCGAGGGGCTTAAGGCGCTCACCCCCGAGGTGCCGGTGCTCTCCGAGGAGTCCAAAACCGTACCGTTTGCAGCGCGGCGCCAGTGGCCACGCTTCTGGCTCGTCGACCCCTTAGACGGTACAAAAGAGTTCATCAAGCGTAACGGCGAGTTTACCGTCAACATCGCGCTCATCGAGGGGGGCGCGCCGGTTCTCGGCGTCGTGCACGCCCCCGCGCTGGCGCTCACCTACTGGGCGGCGGCGGGCGTCGGCGCGTTTAAAGGACCAGGGCAGCAGAACCCCCTGACGGCGGCGCGTTTCCAGGGGGGCACCCTCAACCTCGTCGCCAGCCGCTCGCACGCGGGCGCCGAAACCGAGGCCCTCGTCGCCGCCTTGCGCGAAGATCTCGAGGTCGCGCTCGTGTCGATCGGCTCGTCGTTAAAGCTCTGCTTGGTCGCTGACGGCCAGGCCCACCTCTACCCGCGCTTTGGTCCGACGATGGAGTGGGACACGGCCGCCGCCCAGTGCGTCGTCGAGGCGGCTGGCGGCTTTGTGCGCGCCGCGCGCGGCGAGCGGCTGCGTTACAACAAGGAGAACCTGCGCAACCCCTACTTTATCGCCGCAGCGGATGAGGCGCTCTTCGAGCGCGTACGCAGCGCGCTGCAACCGAGCGCCCTGTAA
- a CDS encoding SRPBCC family protein yields the protein MTLLVAGAALVGLGVAVALGARARSRTPNDRRIRIEQHVTINRSPEELYRVWRNLEGLPQIMRHLESVSELTEGRSRWTAKAPLGQSVSWEAEITQDLPGQIIAWRSLAGADVKNAGSVSFTALPGARGTDLKVVLAYEPPAGKVGAALAKLFGEEPEMQLREDLRRFKQRMETGEVATTEGQPSGRA from the coding sequence GTGACGCTGCTCGTCGCCGGTGCCGCCCTCGTGGGGCTGGGCGTCGCGGTCGCGTTGGGTGCGCGCGCCCGCTCGCGGACCCCCAACGACCGGCGCATCCGTATCGAACAGCACGTCACCATCAACCGTTCGCCGGAGGAGCTCTACCGCGTGTGGCGCAACCTAGAGGGCTTGCCGCAGATCATGCGGCACCTCGAGTCGGTCAGCGAGCTGACCGAGGGGCGCTCGCGCTGGACCGCCAAAGCCCCCTTGGGTCAGAGCGTCTCGTGGGAGGCCGAGATCACCCAGGACCTTCCGGGGCAGATCATCGCGTGGCGCTCGCTAGCGGGCGCTGACGTCAAGAACGCGGGGTCGGTGAGCTTTACGGCGCTCCCCGGAGCTCGCGGCACCGACCTCAAGGTGGTGCTAGCCTACGAGCCGCCGGCTGGCAAGGTGGGCGCGGCGCTCGCCAAGCTCTTCGGCGAGGAGCCGGAGATGCAGCTCCGCGAGGACTTGAGGCGTTTTAAACAGCGCATGGAGACGGGTGAAGTCGCGACCACCGAGGGCCAACCCTCGGGCCGCGCCTAG
- a CDS encoding manganese catalase family protein yields MFYHDGKLQYSVRVDTPNPVFARMLQQAIGGQEGEIRVAMQYLFQAWNARGPKKYRDMLLETGTEELAHIEMLATAVALNLEGAPPALQEQAAKENPLVAAVLGGMDPRHYLSGGLGALPADANGVPFTGAWVVSSGNLAADMYANVMAEATGRALATRLYEFTDDPGMKDMLAFLIARDTMHQQQWLAVLEELGGHTGALPIPNSFPQAQENGEVNYAFLSTHIDGPQTEGRWTQGASLDGKGQFSQRRAEPQGGEPQLAPPVPQVHAQLEQGADNPKKGEVLR; encoded by the coding sequence ATGTTTTACCACGACGGCAAGCTTCAGTACAGCGTGCGGGTGGATACGCCCAACCCCGTGTTCGCGCGGATGTTGCAGCAGGCAATAGGCGGCCAGGAGGGGGAGATCCGGGTCGCTATGCAGTACCTCTTTCAAGCGTGGAACGCGCGCGGCCCCAAAAAGTACCGCGACATGCTCCTTGAAACCGGTACCGAAGAGCTCGCCCACATCGAGATGCTGGCAACCGCGGTGGCTCTTAACCTCGAGGGTGCGCCCCCCGCGTTGCAAGAGCAGGCCGCCAAGGAGAACCCGCTCGTGGCGGCCGTTCTGGGCGGGATGGATCCGCGCCACTACCTCTCGGGGGGGTTGGGCGCTCTGCCGGCGGACGCCAACGGCGTGCCGTTTACCGGGGCTTGGGTCGTCTCGAGCGGCAACTTAGCGGCCGACATGTACGCTAACGTCATGGCCGAGGCGACCGGGCGAGCGCTGGCGACGCGGCTCTACGAGTTTACCGACGACCCCGGGATGAAGGACATGCTGGCGTTTCTGATCGCCCGCGACACCATGCACCAGCAGCAGTGGCTCGCGGTTTTAGAGGAGTTGGGTGGGCACACCGGCGCGCTGCCGATCCCCAACTCGTTCCCGCAGGCGCAGGAGAACGGCGAGGTGAACTACGCCTTTTTGTCCACCCACATAGACGGCCCGCAGACCGAGGGGCGCTGGACGCAAGGGGCGTCGCTCGACGGTAAGGGGCAGTTCAGCCAGCGCCGCGCCGAACCGCAGGGGGGGGAGCCGCAGCTCGCGCCGCCCGTGCCACAGGTGCACGCGCAGCTCGAGCAGGGGGCTGATAACCCCAAGAAGGGCGAGGTGCTGCGCTGA
- the sat gene encoding sulfate adenylyltransferase: protein MADSTHLIPPHGGTLVDRFVRGEAREHARERARDLPRVTLSERSLADLECLATGIYSPLSGFVSEADYTSIVRDMRLADGTVWSIPITLQVREEAAAHLRVGSELALAGPSGEVLAVMELTDLYRPDQIEEVRRVYRTDDPKHPGVAAVMEAGNVYLGGPISVIAELPKGEFDHYKWTPAETRAAFAERGWETVVAFQTRNPIHRAHEYITKTALESVDGLFINPLVGTTKSDDVPASVRMQCYEVLIDKYYNKEKVFLGVYPAAMRYGGPREAILHAISRQNYGCTHLIVGRDHAGVGDYYGTYDAQRIFDELPEGGLEITPMKFEHAFFCKRTQQMATPKTTSSSPEERVHLSGTKVRALLASGQLPPPEFSRPEVAEILVRAYRAQAEAQSARDLREQPA from the coding sequence ATGGCTGATTCCACCCACCTCATCCCCCCCCACGGCGGCACCCTGGTCGACCGCTTCGTGCGCGGTGAGGCGCGCGAACACGCCCGAGAGCGCGCCCGCGACCTGCCGCGCGTCACGCTCTCGGAGCGCTCGCTCGCCGACCTCGAGTGCCTCGCGACCGGCATCTACAGCCCCCTAAGCGGCTTCGTCAGCGAGGCGGACTACACGAGCATCGTCCGCGACATGCGCCTCGCCGACGGTACGGTGTGGAGCATCCCCATCACCCTGCAGGTGCGCGAGGAAGCGGCGGCGCACCTTCGCGTCGGCAGCGAACTCGCGCTCGCGGGGCCTAGCGGCGAGGTGCTCGCCGTGATGGAGCTTACCGACCTCTACCGCCCCGATCAGATCGAGGAGGTGAGGCGGGTCTACCGCACGGACGACCCCAAACACCCCGGCGTCGCGGCGGTGATGGAAGCGGGTAACGTCTACTTAGGTGGCCCGATCTCGGTCATCGCGGAGCTGCCCAAAGGGGAATTTGACCACTACAAGTGGACCCCGGCCGAGACGCGCGCCGCCTTCGCCGAACGGGGGTGGGAGACGGTGGTCGCGTTTCAGACGCGCAACCCCATCCACCGCGCGCACGAGTACATCACCAAGACGGCTTTGGAGAGCGTCGACGGCCTCTTTATCAATCCCTTGGTCGGTACCACGAAGTCCGACGATGTCCCCGCGAGCGTGCGGATGCAGTGCTACGAAGTGCTCATCGACAAGTACTACAACAAGGAGAAGGTGTTTCTGGGCGTCTACCCTGCCGCGATGCGCTACGGCGGCCCGCGCGAGGCGATCTTGCACGCCATTTCACGCCAGAACTACGGCTGCACCCACCTGATCGTCGGCCGCGACCACGCCGGCGTCGGCGACTACTACGGCACCTACGACGCGCAGCGGATCTTCGACGAGCTGCCCGAGGGGGGCCTCGAGATCACCCCCATGAAGTTCGAGCACGCCTTTTTCTGCAAACGCACGCAGCAGATGGCGACCCCCAAGACGACGTCGAGCTCCCCCGAAGAGCGCGTTCACCTCTCCGGGACAAAGGTGCGCGCGCTGCTCGCGAGCGGTCAGCTGCCCCCACCCGAGTTTTCCCGGCCGGAGGTCGCCGAGATCCTCGTCCGCGCTTACCGCGCCCAAGCCGAAGCGCAGAGCGCTCGCGACCTGCGCGAGCAGCCCGCTTAA
- the cysC gene encoding adenylyl-sulfate kinase, giving the protein MSQTQAPAPRATNITWHVQSVDKAGRAALKHQKPCILWFTGLSGAGKSTVANALEGALHSRGYHTYLLDGDNVRHGLNKNLGFSAEDREENIRRIGEVAKLFVDAGIIVLTAFISPYRRDREMVRGIVEEGEFIEVFVSTPLEVCEARDPKGLYKKARAGQIRGFTGIDDPYEPPENPEITLPTDRKSVEESVAQILGELEARGYLKRS; this is encoded by the coding sequence ATGAGCCAAACCCAAGCACCGGCGCCCAGAGCGACCAACATCACCTGGCACGTCCAGAGCGTCGACAAGGCGGGGCGCGCCGCGCTCAAGCACCAAAAACCCTGCATCCTCTGGTTTACCGGGCTCTCCGGTGCGGGCAAGTCGACGGTCGCCAACGCCCTCGAGGGCGCGCTACACAGCCGCGGCTACCACACCTACTTGCTCGACGGCGACAACGTCCGGCACGGGCTCAACAAGAACTTGGGCTTTAGCGCCGAGGACCGCGAGGAGAACATCCGCCGCATCGGCGAAGTGGCCAAGCTCTTCGTCGACGCCGGTATCATCGTGCTGACCGCGTTTATCTCCCCCTACCGGCGCGACCGCGAGATGGTTCGTGGCATCGTCGAGGAGGGCGAGTTTATCGAGGTGTTCGTCAGTACGCCCCTGGAGGTGTGCGAGGCGCGCGACCCCAAGGGGCTCTACAAAAAGGCTCGAGCGGGCCAGATTCGGGGCTTTACCGGTATCGACGACCCTTACGAGCCGCCCGAAAACCCCGAGATCACCCTACCGACCGACCGCAAGAGCGTCGAGGAGAGCGTCGCGCAGATCTTGGGTGAGCTCGAGGCGCGCGGGTACCTCAAGCGTTCGTAG
- a CDS encoding ferritin-like domain-containing protein, with protein sequence MSLNSLQDLFVEQLQDLYSAEGQFAQAQPKLAEAASSSELKAGIMQHVDETKKQLERLEKVAELCGVGSLKGKTCQAAKGLVAEAQELLEEEADPKVLDAGIIAALQRVEHYEMAGYGTVVAYAKQLGHDEAFKLLQETLEEEKATDEKLSQLAETAINQQAA encoded by the coding sequence ATGAGTCTAAACTCGCTCCAAGACCTCTTCGTCGAACAGCTTCAGGACCTCTACAGCGCCGAGGGGCAGTTTGCGCAGGCGCAGCCCAAGCTCGCCGAGGCCGCCTCGAGCAGCGAGCTCAAAGCGGGCATCATGCAGCACGTCGACGAGACGAAAAAGCAGCTCGAGCGCCTTGAAAAGGTGGCCGAACTCTGCGGTGTGGGGAGCCTCAAGGGCAAGACCTGCCAGGCGGCCAAGGGTCTCGTCGCGGAGGCGCAGGAGCTCCTGGAGGAGGAAGCCGACCCGAAGGTGCTCGACGCCGGCATCATCGCGGCGCTGCAGCGCGTCGAGCACTACGAGATGGCGGGTTACGGGACGGTCGTGGCCTACGCCAAGCAGCTCGGCCACGACGAAGCGTTTAAGCTCCTGCAAGAGACGCTCGAGGAGGAAAAAGCGACCGACGAGAAGCTCTCTCAGCTCGCCGAAACGGCGATCAACCAGCAGGCGGCTTAA
- a CDS encoding zinc-dependent alcohol dehydrogenase codes for MKALCWYGRGDVRVERVPDPELLNPRDAIVKVTRTAICGSDLHLYDAYIPTMRKGDILGHEFMGEVVEVGSGVDNLAVGDRVVVPFPIACGGCYFCQNDLWSLCDNSNPNARLAEALFGHAPAGIFGYSHLMGGYAGGQAEYVRVPFADVGPFKVPESVSDDQVLFLTDIFPTGYQAAEVAGISGGETVAVWGCGPVGQFAIRSALMLGAERVIAIDRVPERLEMAKQGGAEVINYEEVSSRDALTALTGGRGPDVCIEAVGMEAHGMGAAGVYDRLKQELKVETGRPHALREAILACRKGGVVSVAGVFGGFIDKLPMGAAFNKGLTFKMGQTHVHRYLKPLLARIEEGAIDPSFVITHRLALDDAPAGYKMFRDKHDGCVKVVLQP; via the coding sequence ATGAAAGCACTCTGTTGGTACGGCCGCGGCGACGTGCGGGTCGAGCGGGTCCCCGACCCTGAGCTCCTCAACCCGCGCGACGCCATCGTCAAGGTGACCCGAACCGCCATCTGCGGCTCCGACCTGCACCTTTACGACGCCTACATCCCCACCATGCGCAAGGGCGACATCTTGGGCCACGAGTTTATGGGGGAGGTCGTCGAGGTCGGCTCTGGGGTCGACAACCTCGCCGTCGGCGACCGCGTCGTGGTGCCCTTTCCCATTGCGTGCGGGGGGTGCTACTTCTGTCAGAATGACCTCTGGTCGCTCTGCGACAACTCGAACCCCAACGCTCGCTTAGCTGAGGCGCTTTTCGGCCACGCGCCCGCCGGGATCTTCGGCTATTCGCACCTCATGGGGGGGTATGCGGGGGGACAAGCCGAGTACGTGCGGGTGCCGTTTGCCGACGTCGGCCCTTTCAAGGTGCCTGAAAGTGTAAGCGACGATCAAGTGCTCTTCTTGACCGACATCTTCCCGACCGGCTACCAAGCCGCCGAGGTCGCCGGTATCAGCGGCGGGGAGACGGTCGCCGTGTGGGGGTGCGGACCGGTCGGCCAGTTCGCCATCAGGAGCGCTCTGATGCTGGGCGCGGAGCGGGTGATCGCCATCGACCGCGTTCCCGAGCGCCTGGAGATGGCCAAGCAGGGGGGCGCCGAGGTGATCAACTACGAGGAGGTCAGCTCGCGCGACGCGCTCACCGCCCTCACCGGCGGGCGCGGCCCGGACGTGTGCATCGAAGCGGTCGGGATGGAGGCGCACGGCATGGGCGCTGCGGGCGTCTACGACCGCCTTAAGCAGGAGCTCAAGGTCGAGACGGGGCGCCCCCACGCGCTGCGCGAAGCGATCCTCGCGTGCCGCAAGGGTGGGGTCGTGTCGGTCGCCGGGGTGTTCGGCGGGTTTATCGACAAACTGCCGATGGGGGCGGCGTTTAACAAGGGGCTGACCTTCAAAATGGGGCAGACGCACGTCCACCGCTACTTGAAACCGCTGCTAGCGCGCATCGAAGAGGGCGCCATCGACCCCTCGTTCGTGATCACCCACCGCCTCGCGCTCGATGACGCCCCCGCGGGCTACAAGATGTTTCGCGACAAGCACGACGGCTGCGTCAAGGTGGTGCTGCAACCGTAG
- a CDS encoding family 43 glycosylhydrolase codes for MAAEAPPPRYTNPVVTPVAADPSVIRADDGRYYLYATQDDWGDGGGSRYVPIFTSPDLVEWTYIGDAFSWPPAWKTGGGFYWAPHITRRGDLYELFYSASLWGDPNPCIGLATARSPEGPFEDLGRPVFCSEDIGVRNSIDPFVWDEGGRRTLIWGSFHGIYAVELAEDGTRAVGEPVRLADTRFEAPWVTYREGFYYLFLSAGSCCDGEWSTYTVYVGRSESLLGPYLDAQGRDLNAGGGDIVLAANDTWVGPGHNAVVTDDAGADWFVYHAIPRDAPRLRNGVNNRPTLIDRLEWRDGWPLVAGPSATEQEGPVVSAP; via the coding sequence GTGGCTGCGGAGGCCCCACCCCCCCGCTACACCAACCCCGTCGTCACGCCCGTCGCGGCCGACCCGAGTGTGATCCGCGCGGACGACGGCCGCTACTACCTCTACGCCACCCAAGACGATTGGGGCGACGGCGGGGGGTCGCGCTACGTGCCCATCTTTACGTCGCCAGACCTCGTAGAGTGGACGTACATCGGTGACGCCTTTTCGTGGCCGCCCGCCTGGAAGACGGGGGGCGGTTTCTACTGGGCGCCGCACATCACCAGGCGCGGTGACCTCTACGAGCTGTTCTACTCGGCGTCGCTCTGGGGGGACCCGAACCCGTGCATCGGGCTCGCTACCGCTCGGAGCCCCGAGGGCCCCTTCGAGGACCTCGGGCGGCCCGTCTTCTGCTCCGAGGACATCGGCGTGCGCAACTCGATCGACCCCTTTGTCTGGGACGAAGGGGGGAGGCGCACGCTCATCTGGGGGAGCTTTCACGGCATCTACGCCGTCGAGCTCGCTGAGGACGGCACCCGCGCGGTCGGCGAACCCGTGCGGCTGGCTGACACCCGTTTCGAGGCGCCGTGGGTCACGTACCGAGAGGGTTTTTACTACCTCTTCCTCTCGGCGGGGTCGTGCTGCGACGGCGAGTGGAGCACCTACACGGTCTACGTGGGGCGCTCCGAAAGCCTCTTGGGGCCGTATCTCGACGCGCAGGGGCGCGACCTCAACGCGGGCGGCGGCGACATCGTGCTGGCCGCTAACGACACGTGGGTCGGGCCGGGGCACAACGCCGTCGTCACCGACGACGCGGGGGCGGACTGGTTCGTCTACCACGCCATCCCGCGGGACGCCCCGCGGCTTCGTAACGGGGTCAACAACCGGCCGACGCTCATCGACCGGCTCGAGTGGCGTGACGGTTGGCCGCTCGTCGCGGGGCCGAGTGCGACCGAGCAGGAGGGCCCGGTCGTCAGCGCGCCCTAA